A window of the Desulfobacula toluolica Tol2 genome harbors these coding sequences:
- a CDS encoding FAD-dependent oxidoreductase: MQKLKNIQHDKSVLVIGGGVGGIRAALDLAESRRNVVLIDKSYSIGGLMTQLDRTFPTNNCDLCTVSPHLSENTRQIHLDLQPMTRLEELTGEAGDFKATLVTEPRYIDMDKCTACGECHKHYPDAVRFTPGLDPRAPTCMRYPQATPYAFSIDIEKITDVAALQKVCKADAILPDDTQKTTTIDVASVVLSVGAELFDPSVLDNFGGGRFDNVVTGLEYERIMSASGPFQGDLVRVSDKKRPKKVAWIQCVGSRGINKADVPYCSGVCCMYALKEAIVTKERFAESIETTIFYMDMRTYGKDYELYFNRAKNDYGIRMIRCRPHSIYEDSETQDLSITYTLEEEARRITEDFDMVVLSTGFRVCETNIDLASRLGIDLNVHNFAKTNNFNPVMTSRPGVYVCGVAESPKDIPETIVQASAAASMAASDLPAVMDLPETDIDFIPERDVSEEEPKIGVFVCDCGLEIGGVVDVDKMVQFAGTLPNVAVSQAVGYGCSKESMALIEESIKNNNLNRVVIGGCSPRTHETKFQDLMRRAGLNKYLVEIVNLRDQNTWTHMGQPEQALDKAFKLLQIGVSGVCKSRPLMDQTLPMNQNALVVGGGVTGMTAALQLAGQGIRVYLLERNPNLGGVAKSIRRTIEGDEVAPFIDQLIKDVSANKNIQVMTRTIVVDHSGVPGRFTTGIQTGARMNYMQLNHGVTIFATGALPNRPDEYGLGTHDNIATQLELDALIEDDPERIKAMNQVVMIQCVGSREPGNPNCSRVCCQTAMKNALRIKAINPYAEIYVLYRDIRTYGFQEDYYRQARNLDVKFIRFSLDNKPEVLLENDQVSVLVDDTILGRKIQIDADYLALSTGMIADDETTEDLGMMFHLSRTEDNYFLEDHVKLRPVDMSVRGNFIAGTTHSPKTIRESITQAYAAAGRAQTLLAKKEINLGAAIAKVDGAKCAACLVCVRACPFGIPFINEDGYSQIDPAKCQGCGICAADCPAKAIQLLAYEDDQILAKLDGLFGEVN, translated from the coding sequence ATGCAAAAGCTTAAAAATATTCAACATGATAAGAGTGTGCTTGTTATCGGTGGTGGTGTCGGAGGCATCCGTGCGGCATTGGATTTGGCTGAATCCCGCCGAAATGTCGTACTCATTGATAAATCATATTCAATTGGCGGGTTGATGACCCAGTTGGACCGAACGTTTCCAACCAATAATTGTGATTTATGTACGGTATCTCCCCATTTGTCCGAAAATACAAGACAGATCCATCTGGATTTACAACCCATGACCCGGCTTGAAGAGTTGACTGGTGAGGCTGGTGATTTTAAGGCCACGCTTGTTACCGAGCCAAGATATATTGATATGGATAAATGTACGGCATGCGGAGAGTGCCACAAACATTATCCCGATGCGGTTCGATTTACCCCCGGACTTGATCCGCGTGCGCCTACCTGTATGCGATATCCTCAGGCAACCCCTTATGCTTTTTCCATTGATATTGAAAAAATAACCGATGTGGCGGCTTTGCAGAAGGTATGCAAGGCAGATGCCATTCTTCCGGATGATACCCAAAAGACAACTACCATTGACGTGGCATCGGTCGTGTTAAGCGTCGGGGCTGAATTGTTTGATCCCTCTGTGCTGGATAATTTCGGCGGGGGCCGGTTTGATAATGTTGTAACCGGTCTGGAGTATGAACGGATCATGTCGGCTTCCGGGCCTTTCCAGGGCGATCTTGTAAGGGTTTCAGATAAAAAACGGCCTAAAAAAGTGGCATGGATACAATGTGTCGGATCAAGAGGAATTAATAAGGCTGATGTGCCTTATTGTTCCGGGGTTTGCTGCATGTATGCCTTAAAAGAAGCCATTGTAACAAAAGAAAGATTTGCCGAAAGTATTGAAACTACTATTTTCTATATGGATATGCGGACCTATGGCAAAGATTATGAACTTTATTTTAACCGGGCCAAAAATGATTATGGCATCCGGATGATCCGCTGCCGGCCTCATTCCATTTATGAAGACAGCGAAACTCAAGATCTTTCCATCACCTATACCCTGGAAGAAGAAGCTCGCCGCATAACAGAAGATTTTGACATGGTTGTGCTTTCAACCGGGTTCAGGGTTTGTGAAACAAACATTGATCTTGCATCCCGCCTGGGGATTGACTTAAACGTCCATAATTTTGCAAAGACAAATAATTTTAACCCGGTTATGACATCCAGACCAGGTGTATATGTTTGCGGTGTGGCCGAGAGTCCCAAAGATATTCCCGAAACAATAGTTCAGGCAAGTGCTGCTGCAAGCATGGCGGCATCCGACCTGCCTGCTGTCATGGATCTGCCTGAAACAGATATTGATTTTATACCGGAAAGAGATGTTTCAGAAGAGGAACCCAAAATAGGGGTCTTTGTGTGTGACTGCGGACTGGAAATCGGTGGCGTGGTGGATGTTGACAAAATGGTTCAATTTGCCGGAACCCTTCCCAATGTGGCTGTTTCACAGGCCGTAGGGTATGGGTGCAGCAAAGAGTCCATGGCCCTGATTGAAGAATCAATTAAAAACAATAATTTAAACCGGGTGGTGATCGGAGGTTGTTCTCCCAGGACTCATGAAACCAAGTTTCAGGATCTGATGCGCCGTGCGGGATTAAACAAATATCTGGTGGAAATAGTCAATTTAAGGGATCAGAATACCTGGACCCATATGGGACAGCCGGAGCAGGCTCTGGACAAGGCGTTCAAGCTGCTGCAGATCGGTGTCAGCGGTGTTTGCAAAAGCAGGCCTTTGATGGATCAGACTTTGCCCATGAACCAGAATGCATTGGTTGTGGGTGGCGGTGTTACCGGAATGACGGCAGCACTTCAACTGGCAGGTCAGGGCATTAGGGTCTATCTTCTGGAACGCAACCCTAATCTGGGAGGCGTGGCAAAATCCATCAGACGGACAATCGAAGGGGACGAAGTAGCTCCGTTTATTGATCAATTGATAAAAGATGTGTCAGCCAATAAAAATATCCAGGTTATGACACGGACCATTGTCGTAGATCATTCAGGTGTGCCGGGGCGGTTTACAACCGGTATCCAGACTGGTGCAAGAATGAACTATATGCAGCTCAATCACGGGGTGACCATTTTTGCCACAGGTGCCCTGCCAAACAGGCCGGATGAGTATGGCCTTGGAACCCATGACAATATTGCCACTCAGCTTGAACTGGATGCCTTGATTGAAGATGATCCTGAAAGAATTAAAGCCATGAACCAGGTGGTGATGATTCAATGTGTGGGATCAAGAGAACCCGGCAACCCAAATTGTTCAAGAGTTTGCTGCCAGACGGCCATGAAAAATGCTTTGCGAATTAAAGCCATTAATCCTTACGCGGAAATTTATGTTTTATACAGAGATATTCGTACCTATGGTTTTCAGGAAGATTATTACAGGCAAGCCAGAAATCTGGATGTAAAATTCATCCGGTTCTCTTTAGACAACAAACCGGAAGTATTGTTGGAAAACGATCAGGTGTCCGTTCTTGTGGATGATACGATCCTTGGCAGAAAGATTCAAATTGATGCGGATTATCTTGCCCTTAGCACCGGGATGATTGCCGATGATGAAACCACGGAAGATCTGGGTATGATGTTCCATCTGTCAAGAACAGAAGACAACTATTTTCTTGAGGATCATGTGAAGCTTCGTCCGGTTGATATGTCTGTGAGGGGAAATTTTATAGCCGGAACAACTCACTCTCCAAAAACAATCAGGGAGAGTATTACCCAGGCTTATGCCGCAGCAGGACGGGCACAAACCCTGCTGGCTAAAAAAGAAATCAATCTGGGGGCGGCAATAGCCAAAGTAGACGGAGCCAAATGTGCTGCCTGTCTGGTTTGTGTTCGTGCCTGTCCGTTCGGTATTCCGTTTATCAACGAGGACGGTTATTCGCAGATTGATCCGGCCAAATGCCAGGGATGTGGAATTTGCGCTGCAGACTGCCCGGCAAAGGCCATTCAGTTGCTTGCTTATGAAGACGATCAGATTTTGGCCAAATTAGACGGTTTGTTTGGGGAGGTGAACTAA
- a CDS encoding methylenetetrahydrofolate reductase encodes MTLQNKLSQGDFVVLAEINTPKGVDISDLVTNVRHLKSRIDAVVIPGMDNGVMHMSALAGGAIIRQQGMEPMIHIYGRDRNRMALQGDMLAAHILGVNNLLVVQGEAISHGDHQNAKPVDDLNELELLIMLNTLQRGTDLAGFELKGKPEFFTGCQVQPIRNDDHLEIEFQSAGEKVEAGAQYIMVPPVFDIDGYVQILNKFKSLNVPVIATVYMLKNVGMARYISINDPASKLSEATITRIRKSKDRETECINIAGEMIKELQSQVQGVKISASGWEDRLPAILDCAGL; translated from the coding sequence ATGACTCTTCAAAATAAACTTTCCCAAGGGGATTTTGTTGTACTTGCCGAAATAAATACCCCCAAAGGAGTTGATATATCAGATCTTGTAACCAATGTGAGACACCTTAAATCCAGAATAGATGCCGTGGTAATTCCAGGCATGGATAACGGCGTCATGCACATGAGCGCCCTTGCCGGTGGTGCGATTATCCGGCAGCAGGGGATGGAGCCCATGATTCACATCTATGGCAGGGATCGCAACAGGATGGCCCTTCAGGGAGATATGCTTGCAGCTCATATCCTTGGGGTAAACAACCTTCTGGTTGTACAAGGTGAGGCAATAAGCCATGGTGATCATCAGAATGCCAAGCCGGTTGATGATCTTAATGAGCTGGAATTGCTGATCATGCTCAATACTCTTCAAAGAGGAACGGACCTTGCCGGTTTTGAATTAAAAGGAAAACCTGAATTCTTCACAGGATGCCAGGTCCAACCGATCCGAAACGATGACCATCTTGAAATAGAATTTCAAAGTGCCGGGGAAAAGGTAGAGGCAGGTGCCCAGTATATAATGGTCCCCCCTGTTTTTGATATTGACGGCTATGTTCAAATTTTAAATAAATTCAAATCATTGAATGTACCGGTGATTGCCACGGTTTACATGTTGAAAAATGTTGGTATGGCCCGCTACATTTCAATTAATGATCCTGCTTCAAAATTGTCTGAGGCAACGATTACCCGGATACGCAAATCAAAGGACCGGGAAACAGAATGTATCAATATTGCAGGAGAAATGATCAAGGAACTTCAAAGCCAGGTTCAGGGGGTAAAGATTTCCGCCTCTGGCTGGGAAGACCGTTTGCCGGCAATACTGGACTGTGCAGGGCTTTAA
- a CDS encoding DMT family transporter has translation MQFILAAVVSAILFGSSTPIGKLLLKTLTPFQLAGLLYVGAAIGVLPFSVFAGNRVSIKALDKKNTCRLAGAIGFGGIIGPVLLLMGLQKGSGASVSMWLNLELIATAVMGYLVFRDHLGRFGWIGVGGTLFASVLLSWHEGPIGLMALLFVTGACICWALDNHLTALIDTITPSQSTFWKGVTAGSLNLAIAFIAEPYSKNIPVILFALMVGIFAYGFSISLYITAAQNLGATRSQMIFAGAPFFGVALSALILHERIFPLQMAAALVLIISLFTLFLDRHTHIHVHGPLKHKHLHHHDDDHHTHTHSSKKEKIAHLHWHRHEPVLHSHPHWPDIHHRHKSGHTDKT, from the coding sequence ATGCAGTTTATCCTGGCCGCAGTCGTTTCAGCCATACTTTTTGGTTCCTCCACACCCATTGGCAAACTATTGCTCAAGACCCTCACCCCTTTTCAACTGGCAGGTCTTTTGTATGTTGGCGCTGCCATAGGAGTCTTGCCCTTTTCTGTGTTTGCAGGCAATCGTGTCAGTATCAAAGCTCTTGATAAAAAAAACACCTGCAGGCTTGCAGGTGCTATCGGATTTGGTGGGATTATAGGCCCTGTGCTGCTGTTGATGGGACTTCAAAAAGGATCTGGGGCTTCCGTGTCAATGTGGCTGAACCTGGAACTGATTGCCACGGCTGTCATGGGATACCTGGTGTTCCGGGATCACCTGGGACGATTCGGATGGATAGGGGTTGGCGGCACCTTGTTTGCATCTGTTTTATTGTCCTGGCACGAAGGCCCCATTGGTTTGATGGCCCTGCTGTTCGTTACAGGTGCCTGCATTTGCTGGGCTCTTGACAACCATTTGACCGCATTAATAGATACAATCACCCCTTCCCAAAGCACGTTCTGGAAAGGAGTAACAGCAGGAAGCCTGAACCTGGCCATTGCCTTTATAGCAGAGCCTTACTCAAAAAACATCCCGGTCATCCTCTTTGCCCTCATGGTCGGGATTTTTGCCTATGGATTCAGTATCAGCCTTTATATCACGGCAGCACAGAATCTGGGGGCTACCCGAAGCCAGATGATTTTTGCAGGTGCCCCGTTTTTCGGAGTGGCATTGTCTGCCCTGATTTTACATGAACGCATCTTTCCTCTCCAGATGGCGGCAGCCCTGGTTCTAATAATTTCCCTGTTCACACTTTTCCTGGACCGGCATACCCACATCCATGTCCATGGCCCCTTGAAACACAAACATTTGCACCATCATGATGATGACCATCACACCCACACTCATTCAAGCAAAAAAGAAAAAATTGCCCACCTCCACTGGCATCGCCACGAACCGGTTTTACACTCACACCCTCACTGGCCGGATATCCATCACAGGCATAAATCCGGTCATACTGATAAAACATAA
- a CDS encoding extracellular solute-binding protein → MKKTIIMLIILWMTGICPADEASIISTDFSLRDTPKYGQGFTHFDYVNPNAPKGGSVTLSTTGTFDSFNRYAQRGDAAAGSEQLYDTLMTPSDDEIDVLYPLIAEKIEYSKDYTWIIFTINKNARFQDKKPITSADVVFTFNTFMTQGVPQFKSYYKNVSHVEALDTHRVKFTLKKSRLELLHSLAGLAILPKHYWETRDFSAPTTDVPLGSSGFTIDTYKMGQYVVIKRLKDYWAKDLPVNKGRHNFDLIRYDYYKDEIVTLEAFKAGEFDFRMENVAKQWATMYKGDYFDQHHIIKEEIAHDIPQAMQALIFNTQKEVFKDVRVREALTYAMDFEWMNQHLFYNQYTRTRSFFQNTEYQAKGLPSKDEIACLEPVKDKIPPRVYTSEYQPPVTDGSGNIRSQLRTALGILKKAGWQISNRKMTHQKTGQLMEFELLLYSPTMERIAIPFQDNLKKLGITLNIRRVDTTQFINRMRARDFDMITGQYAANPFPSSNLKIVWHSNFFDSTYNTAGVQDPAIDFLTEKIDQNQTDKTALLHYGRALDRVLQYNFFVIPEWHLSKFRVAYWNKFSRPAVRPRYAIGFIDTWWIDKAKQAALPNRNITQ, encoded by the coding sequence GTGAAAAAAACAATCATTATGCTGATCATCCTGTGGATGACCGGGATATGTCCGGCAGATGAGGCATCAATCATCTCAACCGATTTTTCTTTAAGGGACACTCCAAAATATGGTCAGGGATTTACCCATTTTGACTATGTTAATCCCAATGCCCCCAAAGGCGGATCAGTAACCCTTTCCACCACAGGCACCTTTGACAGTTTCAACCGTTACGCTCAAAGGGGAGATGCCGCTGCAGGCAGTGAACAGCTGTATGACACCCTGATGACGCCTTCTGATGATGAAATTGATGTACTCTACCCCTTGATTGCAGAAAAAATAGAATATTCAAAAGACTATACATGGATTATTTTTACCATCAATAAAAACGCCCGGTTTCAGGATAAAAAACCCATTACCTCAGCAGATGTAGTGTTTACCTTTAACACTTTCATGACCCAGGGAGTGCCGCAGTTTAAAAGCTATTATAAAAATGTCTCCCATGTTGAGGCCTTAGATACACACAGGGTAAAATTCACCCTTAAAAAAAGCCGGCTGGAATTGCTGCACTCTCTTGCAGGGCTTGCCATACTGCCAAAACATTACTGGGAGACAAGAGATTTTTCAGCCCCCACCACCGATGTGCCGCTGGGCAGTTCCGGGTTTACCATTGATACCTATAAAATGGGGCAGTATGTGGTGATCAAGCGGTTAAAAGACTACTGGGCAAAGGATTTGCCGGTCAACAAGGGACGACATAATTTTGATTTGATCCGGTACGACTATTACAAGGACGAAATTGTCACCCTGGAAGCCTTTAAAGCAGGAGAGTTTGATTTCAGGATGGAAAATGTGGCCAAGCAATGGGCCACCATGTATAAAGGGGATTATTTTGATCAGCACCACATCATAAAAGAAGAAATTGCCCATGATATTCCCCAGGCCATGCAGGCGCTGATCTTTAATACCCAAAAAGAGGTGTTCAAAGATGTGAGGGTTCGAGAAGCCCTGACCTATGCCATGGATTTTGAATGGATGAACCAGCATCTTTTTTACAACCAGTATACCCGAACCCGAAGTTTTTTCCAGAATACCGAGTATCAAGCAAAGGGGCTGCCGTCCAAGGATGAGATCGCCTGCCTTGAACCTGTGAAAGACAAAATTCCGCCACGGGTTTATACCAGTGAATATCAACCGCCTGTAACCGACGGCAGCGGCAATATCAGGTCTCAGTTGAGGACGGCTCTTGGCATCCTGAAAAAAGCGGGCTGGCAAATCTCCAACCGGAAAATGACCCATCAAAAAACCGGACAACTCATGGAGTTCGAGTTGCTGCTTTACAGCCCCACCATGGAACGCATTGCCATACCGTTCCAGGACAACCTGAAAAAACTGGGCATCACCCTGAATATCCGGCGGGTGGATACCACCCAGTTTATCAACCGGATGCGGGCACGGGATTTTGACATGATTACAGGCCAGTATGCGGCCAACCCGTTTCCATCTTCCAATTTGAAAATCGTCTGGCATTCAAACTTTTTTGATTCCACATACAATACCGCAGGGGTTCAAGATCCTGCCATTGATTTTCTCACTGAAAAAATAGACCAGAACCAGACCGACAAAACCGCCCTGCTCCATTACGGCCGGGCACTTGACAGGGTTCTGCAATATAATTTTTTTGTCATCCCGGAATGGCATTTGAGCAAATTCCGGGTGGCCTATTGGAATAAATTTTCAAGACCGGCTGTGCGGCCCAGATATGCCATCGGGTTCATTGACACCTGGTGGATTGACAAGGCCAAGCAGGCGGCACTGCCCAACCGAAACATCACCCAATAA
- a CDS encoding microcin C ABC transporter permease YejB, with product MISYIIRRLLLVVPTLIAIVTINFFIIQVAPGGPVDQLIAKLQGMDSGVMEQVTGSKTELTQTNMKEKSTYRGAQGLDPEVIAEIERRFGFDKPIHVRYFKMLKDFICFDFGDSLFRGRSVIELIVERIPVSVSLGLWSTLIIHLVCIPLGIKKALKHSSRFDVWTSTVIIIGNAIPVFLFAILLIILFAGGTYFNWFPLRGLVSVNFDQLSLVGKILDYFWHMALPTLALVIGGFATLTFLTKNSFLDEISKQYVVTARAKGLTENRILYGHVFRNAMILVIASFPSAFIGLFFTGSMLIEVIFSLDGMGLLGFQATLQRDFPLMFSTLYIFTLMGLILSIISDITYTIVDPRIDFEKRG from the coding sequence ATGATTTCATACATTATTCGCAGACTGCTGTTGGTCGTTCCCACTCTGATTGCCATTGTTACCATCAATTTTTTCATCATCCAGGTGGCACCAGGCGGCCCTGTGGATCAATTGATTGCCAAGCTTCAGGGCATGGATTCCGGCGTTATGGAGCAGGTCACGGGCAGCAAAACCGAACTTACACAAACCAACATGAAAGAAAAAAGCACCTACCGGGGAGCCCAGGGCCTGGACCCGGAAGTGATTGCCGAGATTGAACGCAGGTTCGGATTTGATAAGCCCATACATGTCAGGTACTTTAAAATGCTCAAGGATTTTATCTGCTTTGATTTCGGTGACAGCCTTTTCAGGGGCAGATCCGTGATAGAGCTGATTGTGGAAAGGATTCCCGTGTCCGTGTCTCTCGGGCTCTGGAGTACTCTCATTATCCACCTGGTCTGCATCCCCTTAGGAATTAAAAAAGCCTTAAAACACTCTTCGCGCTTTGATGTCTGGACCAGCACGGTGATCATCATAGGCAATGCCATCCCTGTATTTTTATTTGCCATTCTTTTGATCATACTGTTTGCCGGCGGCACCTATTTCAACTGGTTTCCTCTGCGGGGACTGGTTTCCGTGAATTTTGACCAGCTGTCCCTGGTGGGCAAAATCCTGGATTATTTCTGGCACATGGCTCTTCCTACCCTTGCCCTGGTTATCGGAGGGTTTGCCACACTCACCTTTTTGACCAAAAACTCTTTTTTAGATGAAATAAGCAAGCAGTATGTGGTAACTGCACGGGCCAAGGGACTGACAGAAAACCGGATTTTATACGGCCATGTGTTCAGAAACGCCATGATTCTGGTAATCGCCAGTTTTCCGTCCGCCTTTATAGGCCTTTTTTTTACCGGCTCCATGCTCATTGAGGTGATCTTTTCTCTGGACGGCATGGGCCTTTTAGGCTTCCAGGCAACGCTCCAGAGAGATTTTCCACTGATGTTTTCCACGCTGTACATTTTTACGCTCATGGGTCTGATATTGTCCATTATCTCTGATATAACCTATACCATTGTTGACCCCAGAATTGATTTTGAGAAAAGAGGATGA
- a CDS encoding ABC transporter permease gives MRIKKNDTDKKEMKMTKINQERWNRFRANRRGYISLYLFSILFVVTLFSELIANDKPLLIYYDSGLYCPLVKEYAETEFGGEFEAPADYKDPFVIDLINKKGWMINPVIPFSYNTINYNLDGPAPSPPSRTNWLGTDDRGRDVVARLVYGFRISVLFGLTLTICSSVIGIMAGAVQGYYGGRIDIFGQRFIEIWSSLPTLFLLIILSSVVQPNFWWLLGITLMFGWMSLVGVVRAEFLRGRNFEYVTAAKALGLSDMKIIIRHVLPNAMVASITFMPFILGGSITTLTSLDFLGFGLPVGSPSLGELLAQGKANMQAPWLGLSAFIILSLMFSLLVFIGEGVRDAFDPRKVY, from the coding sequence ATGAGGATAAAAAAAAATGATACGGACAAAAAAGAAATGAAGATGACAAAAATCAACCAGGAAAGATGGAACCGGTTCCGGGCCAACCGACGCGGATACATCTCTTTATATCTTTTTTCTATTTTATTTGTTGTGACGCTTTTTTCAGAACTGATCGCCAATGACAAACCCCTTTTAATCTATTATGATTCCGGACTTTACTGTCCCCTTGTCAAAGAGTATGCAGAAACCGAGTTCGGCGGGGAATTTGAAGCCCCGGCAGACTATAAAGACCCTTTTGTCATAGACCTGATCAATAAAAAAGGATGGATGATCAACCCTGTCATCCCGTTTTCCTATAACACCATCAACTACAACCTGGACGGCCCTGCCCCGTCGCCGCCATCCCGGACCAACTGGCTGGGCACGGATGACCGTGGACGGGATGTGGTGGCCCGCCTGGTTTACGGGTTCAGGATTTCCGTATTGTTCGGCCTTACCCTGACAATCTGTTCATCCGTGATCGGGATCATGGCAGGTGCCGTGCAGGGTTACTACGGGGGAAGAATTGATATTTTCGGCCAGCGGTTTATCGAAATATGGTCCAGCCTGCCCACCCTTTTTTTGCTCATCATCCTGTCCAGTGTGGTTCAGCCCAATTTCTGGTGGCTGTTGGGCATCACCCTGATGTTCGGGTGGATGTCTCTTGTGGGGGTGGTGAGGGCGGAATTTTTACGAGGAAGAAATTTCGAATATGTGACTGCGGCAAAAGCTCTTGGCTTAAGTGATATGAAAATCATTATCCGGCATGTACTTCCCAATGCCATGGTGGCTTCCATCACCTTTATGCCCTTTATCCTGGGCGGTTCCATCACCACCCTGACATCCCTGGATTTCCTGGGGTTCGGCCTGCCCGTGGGTTCCCCTTCCTTAGGAGAACTGCTGGCCCAGGGAAAAGCCAATATGCAGGCACCCTGGCTTGGGTTGTCCGCCTTTATTATACTGTCCCTTATGTTCAGCCTGCTGGTCTTTATCGGCGAAGGCGTCAGGGATGCCTTTGACCCAAGAAAGGTGTATTAG
- a CDS encoding ABC transporter ATP-binding protein, with the protein MNKSLLTIKNLSVSFKLGDRITRVVENADLELKKGETLALVGESGSGKTVTAMSILRLLPESAIYPTGTIELDGQDCLAIPDEEIRHIRGNRVGVIFQQPMTSLNPLHRIGKQVKESIFLHQPAISARKANERALFWLKKVGLKNPANKLVSFPHQLSGGERQRVMIAMALINEPDILIADEPTTALDVTIQAQILDLIRDLQQEMGMAILFITHDLTIVKKIADRVAVMKKGIIVETDHPDKIFTCPAHPYTRHLINSEPTGGPDPADEDDATLVEVEHLKVWFPIQKGILRRTVDHVKAVDDICFTIKKGHTLGIVGESGSGKSTTGFALLKLNTCKGKILLGENSLNDMSKNQIRQLRKRMQIIFQDPFGSLNPRMSVARIIGEGLSIHRPGITRKQEENEIIRVMKKVGLDPSSRDRYPNEFSGGQHQRIAIARALILKPEFMVLDEPTSSLDRSVQFQVLKLLKQLQKEFHLTYVFISHDLKVVKSLCHDIVVMKDGKIVETGSSKKIFSYPEQEYTRLLIATAFH; encoded by the coding sequence ATGAACAAATCCCTGCTGACCATAAAAAACCTGAGCGTATCCTTTAAACTGGGCGACAGAATCACCCGGGTGGTTGAAAATGCCGACCTTGAGCTAAAAAAAGGGGAAACCTTGGCCCTGGTGGGTGAAAGCGGGTCCGGCAAGACCGTTACAGCCATGTCCATCTTAAGACTGCTGCCGGAATCAGCCATATACCCGACCGGCACTATTGAACTTGACGGTCAAGATTGCCTTGCCATACCCGATGAAGAGATCAGGCACATCCGGGGCAACAGGGTCGGGGTCATCTTCCAGCAGCCCATGACCTCCCTTAACCCCCTTCACCGGATCGGAAAACAGGTCAAAGAATCCATTTTTCTTCACCAGCCTGCCATCTCAGCCCGAAAAGCGAATGAACGAGCCCTGTTCTGGCTGAAAAAAGTGGGGCTGAAAAATCCCGCCAACAAGCTTGTATCATTTCCCCACCAGCTGTCCGGCGGTGAACGGCAGCGGGTCATGATTGCCATGGCCTTGATCAACGAACCCGATATCCTTATCGCCGACGAACCCACCACAGCCCTGGATGTAACAATCCAGGCCCAGATCCTCGACCTTATCAGGGATCTGCAACAGGAAATGGGAATGGCCATACTCTTTATCACCCATGATCTGACCATTGTCAAAAAAATCGCCGACCGGGTGGCTGTCATGAAGAAGGGCATAATTGTGGAAACCGATCATCCTGATAAGATCTTCACCTGCCCTGCCCACCCCTACACACGGCATTTGATCAATTCAGAGCCGACAGGCGGGCCTGACCCGGCAGACGAAGACGATGCCACCCTGGTTGAAGTGGAACACTTAAAGGTCTGGTTCCCCATTCAAAAAGGCATCCTTCGAAGAACCGTGGATCATGTCAAGGCTGTGGATGATATCTGCTTTACCATTAAAAAAGGACACACATTAGGCATTGTAGGCGAGAGCGGGTCCGGCAAATCCACCACAGGGTTTGCCCTTTTAAAACTCAATACCTGCAAAGGAAAAATCCTGCTCGGGGAAAACTCTCTCAATGATATGAGTAAAAACCAGATCAGACAATTGAGAAAAAGAATGCAGATCATTTTCCAGGACCCGTTCGGCAGCCTTAACCCGAGAATGTCAGTGGCCCGGATCATCGGGGAAGGCCTTTCAATCCATCGCCCTGGTATTACCAGAAAACAAGAAGAAAACGAGATTATCCGGGTCATGAAAAAGGTAGGCCTTGATCCCTCAAGCCGGGACCGGTATCCCAATGAATTTTCCGGGGGCCAGCACCAGAGAATCGCCATTGCACGGGCCTTGATCCTGAAGCCCGAGTTCATGGTGTTAGATGAGCCCACATCCTCCCTTGATCGTTCCGTCCAGTTCCAGGTACTGAAACTGCTCAAGCAACTGCAAAAAGAGTTTCACCTGACCTATGTTTTCATCAGCCATGACCTCAAGGTTGTCAAATCTCTGTGCCATGACATTGTGGTAATGAAAGACGGCAAAATTGTAGAAACCGGCAGTTCAAAAAAAATATTTTCTTATCCGGAACAAGAGTACACCAGACTGCTTATTGCCACGGCATTTCATTAA